In one window of Deltaproteobacteria bacterium DNA:
- a CDS encoding ATP-binding protein: MDKIANPFSPGAGSPPPELVGRDDILERTRVLLGRTRLKRPEKSFLLTGLRGVGKTVLLNEMERLARGNGYRTILIEAHEEKPLSILLASQLRRLLFELDRLAGMGDKVRRGLATLKGFIGAIKVKVGDVEFGLDIEPELGAADSGDIEVDLPNLFVAVGEAAEERQAPVVILVDEIQYLKKEELSALIMALHKMQQRQLPMVLIGAGLPILPALAGESKSYAERLFNFPVIGPLTETEAFKALQDPVKKAGVEFEAAALAEIYRLTQGYPYFLQEWGYQAWNQATASPITLQVVTVATETVIRRLDENFFRVRFDRLTPREKQYLRAMAYLGLGARRSGDIADVLGVQIGSLGPVRAKLISKGMIYSPSHGNMDFTVPLFDEFMLRAIPEFESRA; encoded by the coding sequence TTGGACAAGATCGCCAACCCTTTTTCGCCTGGTGCCGGATCCCCACCACCGGAACTCGTAGGTCGCGATGACATTCTGGAGCGGACGCGGGTTTTATTGGGGCGTACTCGCCTGAAGCGCCCTGAGAAGAGTTTTTTGTTAACGGGGTTGCGTGGTGTCGGCAAGACTGTGCTTCTCAACGAGATGGAGCGACTGGCTCGGGGCAATGGCTACCGAACGATCCTGATCGAGGCTCACGAGGAAAAACCGTTATCCATCCTTCTCGCTTCGCAACTGCGTCGTCTTCTATTCGAATTGGATCGCCTTGCCGGCATGGGCGACAAGGTCCGTCGTGGCTTGGCTACCTTGAAAGGCTTCATCGGCGCCATCAAAGTGAAGGTTGGTGACGTCGAGTTTGGGCTGGACATCGAACCCGAATTGGGAGCGGCGGATAGCGGGGACATTGAGGTCGATTTGCCCAACCTCTTCGTGGCGGTGGGAGAAGCTGCCGAAGAACGCCAGGCTCCTGTGGTCATCCTGGTCGACGAAATCCAATACCTGAAAAAAGAAGAACTGAGCGCACTTATTATGGCTTTGCACAAGATGCAGCAGCGCCAGCTTCCCATGGTATTGATTGGTGCCGGCCTTCCAATTTTGCCTGCGCTTGCAGGTGAATCGAAGTCCTACGCGGAGCGCCTGTTCAATTTCCCTGTTATCGGACCCCTTACGGAAACCGAAGCGTTCAAGGCTCTTCAGGATCCGGTCAAAAAAGCCGGAGTGGAGTTCGAAGCAGCAGCATTGGCGGAGATTTATCGCCTGACCCAAGGATACCCTTACTTTCTTCAGGAATGGGGATACCAGGCATGGAATCAAGCCACAGCCTCGCCAATTACGCTTCAAGTGGTTACAGTGGCTACGGAGACGGTCATTCGCCGTCTTGACGAAAACTTCTTCCGTGTCCGGTTTGATCGACTGACGCCACGCGAGAAGCAGTACTTGCGGGCGATGGCATATCTCGGCCTCGGTGCACGTCGGAGCGGTGACATTGCCGATGTCCTTGGAGTGCAAATCGGGAGTCTTGGCCCCGTCCGCGCCAAGTTGATCAGCAAGGGAATGATCTACAGTCCTTCCCACGGCAACATGGACTTTACCGTCCCGTTGTTCGACGAGTTCATGCTTCGGGCAATTCCAGAGTTTGAATCTCGCGCATGA
- a CDS encoding DUF2384 domain-containing protein: MEAILRICEVLGGDRVLGRKIQSPFDLDEAVKHGLPFSSFERVCEKIALSAAEAIDLVASSSRTMARRKARHQRLNAAESDRLARLARIFARALDVLEDEEKARRWLHKPNRSLGGRVPLRVMDTDIGALEVERVLGRLEHGIFG; this comes from the coding sequence ATGGAGGCCATACTTCGAATTTGCGAGGTTTTGGGAGGAGACCGGGTTCTGGGAAGAAAGATCCAATCTCCGTTCGATCTCGATGAAGCCGTAAAGCACGGGCTTCCGTTTTCCTCCTTCGAACGGGTGTGCGAGAAGATCGCCCTGAGCGCCGCCGAGGCCATCGATCTGGTCGCCTCCTCGTCCCGAACAATGGCTCGGCGGAAAGCCCGGCATCAGCGGCTGAACGCAGCTGAATCCGATCGCCTGGCGCGCCTGGCGCGCATCTTCGCAAGGGCGCTGGACGTGCTTGAGGACGAGGAGAAGGCGCGGCGTTGGCTGCATAAGCCGAATCGTTCACTCGGCGGACGGGTCCCCCTGAGGGTCATGGATACCGACATCGGTGCCTTGGAAGTAGAGCGCGTCCTGGGACGTCTTGAGCACGGAATCTTCGGTTGA
- a CDS encoding RES family NAD+ phosphorylase yields MTRVWRLVKSRFSATAFDGEGARRQAGRWNSEGTPIVYTASTVSLAALELLVHADVEDMPTGYVAIPADIPESVRIETIDISTLPMHWRGSAPYPRRCQTLGDAWVVSKRTAVLAVPSVVVPMERNYLLNPAHPDFRKLVIGKPDIFRFDGRLLPGKR; encoded by the coding sequence TTGACACGGGTCTGGCGGCTTGTAAAGTCACGCTTTTCGGCAACTGCGTTCGACGGGGAGGGGGCTCGCAGGCAAGCCGGCCGGTGGAACTCGGAAGGTACGCCGATCGTATACACCGCGTCGACCGTATCTTTGGCTGCCCTGGAGCTGCTGGTGCATGCGGACGTGGAGGATATGCCCACGGGCTACGTGGCAATCCCCGCCGACATTCCCGAATCCGTTCGAATCGAGACGATCGATATCTCCACGCTGCCAATGCATTGGCGCGGTAGCGCACCGTATCCGCGCAGGTGCCAGACGCTCGGGGATGCCTGGGTCGTATCAAAACGCACGGCAGTGCTGGCGGTTCCTTCCGTCGTCGTCCCGATGGAGCGGAACTACCTTCTCAATCCCGCGCATCCCGACTTTCGGAAGCTCGTTATCGGCAAACCGGATATATTCAGGTTCGACGGGAGGCTTTTGCCCGGTAAACGATGA
- a CDS encoding DNA-3-methyladenine glycosylase I, producing the protein MDREPTRKRCAWPGSDPLYVAYHDHEWGVPVHDDRLLFEFLTLEGAQAGLSWITILRKRQAYREAFDGFDPEAVARFDGAKVAELLANDRIVRNRLKLESAVTNARAFLKIRDEFGSFDAYQWRFVDGRPIRNAWKRIQEIPASTPVSDAMSRDLKKRGFRFVGTTICYAHMQAVGMVNDHTVDCFRWKQLCSGNRR; encoded by the coding sequence TTGGACCGCGAACCAACACGGAAGCGATGCGCCTGGCCGGGAAGCGACCCGCTTTATGTTGCCTATCACGACCATGAATGGGGAGTGCCGGTCCACGACGACCGGCTCCTGTTCGAGTTCCTGACGCTGGAAGGCGCCCAGGCAGGTCTCTCATGGATCACAATCCTTCGCAAACGGCAGGCTTACCGGGAGGCATTCGACGGATTCGACCCCGAGGCTGTGGCACGGTTCGACGGCGCGAAGGTAGCGGAACTCCTGGCCAACGATCGCATCGTACGCAATCGCCTGAAGTTAGAGTCCGCCGTCACCAATGCGCGTGCGTTCCTGAAGATCCGGGATGAGTTCGGCTCCTTCGACGCCTACCAGTGGCGTTTCGTGGATGGCCGGCCGATCCGGAACGCGTGGAAGCGCATCCAGGAGATTCCGGCCAGCACCCCGGTTTCCGATGCCATGAGCCGCGACCTGAAGAAGCGAGGATTTCGCTTCGTCGGAACCACCATCTGCTACGCTCACATGCAGGCGGTGGGAATGGTCAACGATCACACCGTGGATTGTTTCCGCTGGAAGCAACTTTGCTCCGGTAACCGCAGATAA
- a CDS encoding OsmC family protein has product MTIGARSYKYWTSVRWTGEKKAELTSAGKASIEAGTPPEFKGHEGIWSPEDLFVASVNVCIMSTFLAFAGRAGLAFDKYESDAEGLLEFVDNRFVFTKMVVRPRIALRSAEDRAKAEEILHKSERNCLISNSIRTEVTLEPAFI; this is encoded by the coding sequence GTGACGATCGGCGCCAGGAGCTACAAGTATTGGACATCCGTCCGATGGACGGGAGAGAAGAAAGCAGAGCTGACCTCAGCCGGGAAGGCTTCCATCGAGGCCGGCACCCCGCCCGAGTTCAAGGGGCACGAGGGGATCTGGTCCCCCGAGGACCTTTTCGTCGCCTCCGTAAACGTTTGCATCATGTCCACGTTCCTGGCGTTTGCAGGCCGCGCCGGGCTCGCTTTCGATAAATACGAAAGCGATGCGGAAGGACTCCTCGAATTCGTGGACAATCGTTTCGTGTTCACGAAAATGGTCGTGCGCCCGCGGATCGCGCTTCGATCGGCCGAGGACAGGGCGAAGGCGGAGGAGATACTCCACAAATCCGAGCGGAATTGCCTTATCTCTAACTCCATCCGGACGGAAGTGACGCTCGAACCCGCGTTCATTTAA
- a CDS encoding TetR/AcrR family transcriptional regulator, translating to MTKGTETKLTILGTALDLASRLGLESVTIGTLAKATGMSKSGLFAHFKSKENLQIELLRYAGEMFSHDVVVPALRLESGEPRIRALVGNWVRYSLSLGGGCIFVTASTDFKDRPGKVRDFLLSQQESWLECLRRVAKSAADTAYFRNDIDCDQFAFDLYSLLLGFHLYRTLLGSEETEERRQAALDRLLKSYRRTASAGKSGRRGSAGTTKTR from the coding sequence ATGACCAAAGGGACGGAAACCAAACTAACCATCCTGGGAACGGCGCTCGACCTGGCCAGCCGTCTTGGGCTCGAGTCCGTGACCATAGGCACATTGGCGAAAGCGACCGGGATGTCGAAGAGCGGCCTTTTCGCGCATTTCAAGTCGAAGGAAAACCTACAGATCGAACTTTTGCGGTATGCCGGAGAGATGTTCTCGCATGATGTGGTCGTCCCCGCGCTTCGCCTCGAATCCGGCGAGCCCCGAATACGGGCGCTGGTCGGAAACTGGGTGCGCTATTCGCTAAGTCTTGGCGGCGGGTGCATCTTCGTCACTGCGAGCACCGACTTCAAGGATCGTCCGGGGAAGGTCAGGGATTTCCTGCTTTCCCAGCAGGAGTCGTGGCTCGAGTGCCTGCGCCGCGTCGCGAAGTCGGCCGCGGATACCGCCTATTTCCGGAATGACATCGACTGCGACCAGTTCGCGTTCGATCTCTACTCCTTGCTTCTGGGATTCCACCTCTACCGCACGTTGCTTGGCAGTGAAGAGACGGAAGAAAGACGTCAGGCTGCATTGGATCGCTTGTTGAAATCCTACCGGCGAACCGCCTCCGCGGGAAAATCCGGACGGCGAGGATCGGCGGGCACGACCAAAACCCGTTAA
- a CDS encoding helix-turn-helix transcriptional regulator, translated as MEATKLFARQGFHKTTVADIAKAIGMTQGALFHHFPNKRALLDAVVDGRARGIESYRSLLKKKGRSAETVREVVDLMVEHFNRNPEATTCLAALTTEFAGTDDPSLAKIRQACDIFVDTFENVLANHPAIRNPRAAAIAFFGAVQGIAIQGLLREKKVPIDKMADAFLGMINLPKKW; from the coding sequence ATGGAAGCAACGAAGCTGTTCGCCCGACAAGGCTTTCATAAAACAACGGTCGCCGACATCGCAAAGGCGATCGGGATGACGCAAGGGGCGCTTTTTCACCATTTCCCCAACAAGAGAGCCCTGCTCGACGCCGTGGTGGACGGGCGGGCTCGAGGGATCGAAAGCTACCGTTCCTTGTTGAAGAAGAAAGGGCGCTCTGCGGAAACGGTCCGTGAGGTGGTCGACCTCATGGTCGAACATTTCAACAGGAATCCCGAAGCGACCACCTGCCTGGCGGCCCTCACTACCGAGTTCGCAGGAACGGACGATCCTTCCCTGGCCAAGATCCGTCAAGCCTGTGACATATTCGTCGACACGTTCGAAAACGTTTTGGCGAACCACCCGGCGATCCGTAATCCGCGCGCGGCTGCCATTGCCTTCTTCGGCGCGGTGCAGGGGATCGCGATCCAGGGTCTGCTGCGGGAGAAGAAAGTCCCCATAGATAAAATGGCGGACGCATTCCTGGGCATGATCAATTTACCGAAAAAATGGTGA
- a CDS encoding enoyl-CoA hydratase/isomerase family protein yields MNRIGKAAVLGSGVMGATIAAHLANAGFPVLLLDLVPENLTESEKSGGLALTDPKVRNRIAAAGLEGLRKMRPSPFYRPEYVSYIETGNFEDDARRLAECDWVIEAVIENMDIKKRLLAGTVVPHLRDGAILSTNTSGLSANEMAEILPAPIRKNFLVTHFFNPPRFMRLVEIVSTRHTEPGVAAFMADFIERRLGKGVVQAKDTPNFIANRIGVYSMYNAMRHMVDMGMTVEEVDAVAGSATARPGSGIFGTADLVGIDTLIHVGNNSFSLLSEDEERDVFRIPFFLQEMANKGLLGNKSKQGFYKKVKGEKGDSKHYYDYISGKYDECRRPTFPSVGAAKACGDPAKRLAAVVAGRDKGAEFAWRTLRDTLIYAFRRIPEIADDIASVDDAMKWGFNWDIGPFEMLDAIGVSEFVRRTEREGFKVPGKLKSVERFYEERHGKACRLDLAGGRYAEVRRPQDAVNLSILKKSGGLVDGIPGASVVDLGDGVFCLEFHTRMNAIDDGILSMTGKAIRRAEEEGVGLVIANQGRVFSAGADLANLAGMIMKGAYKSIDRMVKNFQTTVMELKYSGVPVVAAPHGSALGGGCEICLHSDAINPHAETYMGLVEIGVGLLPAGGGTKEMAIRAIRRAEEGETDVSPFIAKNFMNIAMAKVSSSAAELYPMGFLRHGDAITMNLDRRISDAKRKVLALSCNYRPSRPLTGLKAPGRSVGATLKAQLWNMKMGGFVTEYEEHLGGVVAGVITGGDVPAGTPITEEYLLDLERDAFVALCGRKETLERIEHMLKKGKALRN; encoded by the coding sequence ATGAACCGGATCGGAAAAGCCGCTGTATTGGGCTCCGGAGTAATGGGGGCTACGATCGCGGCCCATTTGGCGAACGCAGGATTCCCCGTCCTGTTGCTTGATTTGGTTCCCGAAAATCTCACTGAGTCCGAGAAGTCCGGAGGGCTCGCCCTTACTGATCCGAAGGTCCGAAACAGAATTGCGGCGGCCGGACTCGAGGGATTGAGAAAGATGAGGCCGTCGCCGTTTTACCGGCCCGAATATGTTTCGTATATCGAAACGGGGAATTTCGAGGACGACGCAAGAAGGCTCGCCGAATGCGATTGGGTGATCGAGGCCGTAATAGAAAACATGGATATCAAGAAGCGGCTCCTCGCCGGCACGGTGGTTCCCCACTTAAGGGATGGGGCCATCCTGTCCACGAATACAAGCGGCCTTTCCGCCAACGAGATGGCGGAGATCCTTCCGGCGCCGATACGAAAGAATTTCCTGGTTACTCATTTCTTCAATCCTCCCCGTTTCATGCGTCTCGTGGAAATCGTCTCGACTCGTCATACGGAACCGGGCGTGGCTGCCTTCATGGCCGACTTCATCGAACGGCGCCTCGGCAAGGGCGTTGTCCAGGCAAAGGACACCCCGAACTTCATCGCGAACCGGATCGGCGTGTACTCCATGTATAACGCCATGCGCCACATGGTGGACATGGGCATGACCGTCGAGGAGGTTGATGCCGTTGCCGGATCGGCCACCGCCCGTCCAGGGAGCGGCATATTCGGCACCGCCGACCTTGTGGGAATCGATACCCTGATCCACGTGGGTAACAACTCCTTTTCTCTCCTCTCCGAAGACGAGGAACGGGACGTTTTCCGGATCCCCTTTTTTCTCCAGGAAATGGCGAATAAGGGGCTTCTCGGGAACAAGAGCAAGCAGGGGTTTTACAAGAAGGTGAAGGGGGAAAAGGGGGACTCGAAACATTATTACGATTACATCTCGGGCAAATACGACGAGTGCCGCCGCCCGACCTTTCCCTCTGTGGGCGCCGCAAAGGCCTGCGGCGATCCGGCGAAGAGACTGGCGGCGGTAGTCGCCGGTCGCGACAAGGGAGCGGAGTTTGCCTGGAGGACCCTCCGCGACACGTTGATCTACGCCTTCCGCCGGATTCCCGAGATCGCCGACGACATCGCCAGCGTCGACGATGCGATGAAATGGGGCTTCAACTGGGATATTGGCCCTTTCGAGATGCTGGACGCCATCGGGGTATCCGAGTTCGTCCGGAGGACGGAGCGCGAAGGATTCAAGGTTCCCGGGAAACTGAAAAGCGTCGAAAGGTTTTACGAGGAACGGCATGGGAAAGCATGCCGCCTGGATCTGGCCGGGGGACGATACGCGGAGGTGCGGAGACCTCAGGACGCGGTAAACCTATCCATCCTCAAGAAGAGCGGCGGCCTGGTCGATGGCATTCCGGGCGCATCCGTCGTCGATCTGGGGGACGGCGTCTTCTGCCTCGAATTCCACACCAGGATGAACGCGATCGATGACGGGATCCTTTCCATGACCGGCAAGGCGATCCGCCGGGCCGAAGAGGAGGGCGTAGGGCTGGTGATCGCCAACCAGGGGCGTGTCTTCTCAGCCGGGGCCGACCTTGCGAACCTGGCGGGAATGATCATGAAAGGCGCTTATAAAAGCATCGACCGCATGGTTAAAAATTTTCAGACGACCGTCATGGAGTTGAAGTACTCCGGCGTTCCGGTGGTCGCGGCGCCCCATGGCAGCGCCCTCGGCGGAGGGTGCGAAATATGCCTCCACTCCGACGCTATCAACCCTCATGCGGAAACGTACATGGGGCTGGTCGAGATCGGCGTAGGGCTGCTCCCCGCAGGCGGGGGGACGAAGGAAATGGCGATCCGGGCGATCCGCCGGGCAGAAGAAGGCGAGACCGACGTTTCCCCCTTCATCGCGAAGAATTTCATGAATATAGCGATGGCGAAGGTCAGTTCTTCGGCCGCGGAGCTATACCCCATGGGATTTCTCCGCCACGGGGACGCGATTACGATGAACCTCGACAGGCGGATCTCCGACGCTAAACGGAAAGTCCTCGCCCTTTCCTGCAACTATCGGCCTTCCCGGCCTCTGACCGGCCTGAAGGCGCCGGGCCGGAGCGTGGGAGCGACCCTTAAGGCTCAACTTTGGAACATGAAGATGGGCGGGTTCGTCACGGAATACGAGGAGCACCTCGGAGGAGTCGTCGCAGGCGTTATCACAGGAGGAGACGTGCCCGCCGGTACGCCGATCACGGAAGAGTACCTGCTGGACCTCGAAAGGGATGCCTTCGTCGCCTTGTGCGGACGGAAGGAGACGCTGGAGCGCATAGAGCACATGCTGAAAAAAGGGAAAGCGCTGCGAAACTGA
- a CDS encoding thiolase family protein — protein sequence MKNAYILAAYRTPACRAKRGKLKDVRPDDLAAVALKGLLERADIDPMEIEDILIGCAFPEGEQGFNMARMAALKAGVPYQVPAQTVNRFCSSGLQTIATAAERIMAGLAHCIVAGGAESMSCVPLGGNKYSANPSLFSNWPETHAAMGITAEIVAGKYGITREEQDLFACASHAKAASAIDGGKFREEIIPVDVETCAVVDGKIRKGKEIVDRDDGVRKDTTPTGLAKLKPAFKVGGTVTAGNTSQTTDGAAAVLVVSEEFLKSHEIIPLARFVCFAVRGVPPEIMGIGPAEAIPAALKTAGLRQEEIGLVELNEAFASQAIACMKLLGMDPAVVNVNGGAIALGHPLGCTGTKLTATLLHEMKRTGTRYGMVSMCIGGGMGAAGIFERM from the coding sequence ATGAAGAACGCCTATATCCTTGCGGCCTACCGAACGCCTGCATGCCGTGCAAAAAGGGGGAAGCTCAAGGACGTCCGGCCGGACGACCTGGCCGCGGTTGCCTTGAAAGGACTGCTGGAACGGGCCGATATCGACCCGATGGAGATAGAGGACATCCTGATCGGTTGCGCTTTCCCCGAAGGAGAACAGGGATTCAACATGGCCAGAATGGCCGCGCTGAAAGCGGGAGTGCCTTACCAGGTTCCCGCGCAGACCGTCAACCGCTTCTGCTCCTCGGGCTTGCAGACCATCGCGACGGCGGCCGAACGGATCATGGCGGGATTGGCACACTGCATCGTCGCGGGGGGAGCCGAGAGCATGAGCTGCGTCCCTCTGGGTGGAAACAAATACAGCGCCAACCCTTCGCTATTCTCCAATTGGCCTGAAACGCATGCGGCGATGGGAATCACCGCGGAGATCGTCGCCGGGAAGTACGGCATCACCCGGGAGGAACAGGATCTCTTTGCATGTGCAAGTCATGCAAAGGCGGCATCCGCCATCGACGGAGGAAAATTCCGGGAAGAGATCATCCCCGTGGACGTGGAAACGTGCGCGGTTGTGGACGGGAAGATACGAAAAGGGAAAGAGATCGTGGATCGGGACGACGGCGTCCGGAAGGATACGACGCCGACAGGATTGGCCAAGCTGAAACCGGCGTTCAAGGTCGGCGGCACGGTGACTGCGGGAAACACCTCCCAGACGACCGACGGCGCCGCGGCAGTCCTTGTAGTGTCGGAGGAATTCCTGAAAAGTCACGAAATCATTCCCCTTGCACGTTTCGTCTGTTTTGCGGTCCGTGGGGTGCCTCCGGAAATCATGGGTATCGGACCGGCGGAAGCGATTCCGGCAGCCCTTAAAACCGCGGGACTTCGCCAGGAAGAGATCGGCCTCGTCGAACTGAACGAAGCGTTCGCGTCGCAGGCCATCGCCTGCATGAAACTGCTGGGGATGGATCCCGCCGTGGTGAACGTGAACGGAGGCGCGATCGCTCTGGGACATCCTCTCGGATGCACCGGGACGAAGCTGACCGCGACTCTGCTCCACGAGATGAAGCGAACCGGTACCCGGTACGGAATGGTCTCCATGTGCATCGGAGGCGGAATGGGCGCCGCGGGTATCTTCGAACGGATGTAA